A single region of the Amphiura filiformis chromosome 7, Afil_fr2py, whole genome shotgun sequence genome encodes:
- the LOC140156464 gene encoding zinc finger protein 862-like: MGMINGATGTSLKKDNIGKHSTSKIHETAMRLEEQPMSVADIYKSTDIGRSFRSSEAEERARIGKLIEIAYLLAWKEKPLTMFVDIVQLEKRHGVPLGMTYHTDKMASEFTECIAEELLGRSQYFSIYVDGSTDITVVERELIYISFIDKREHSPLPTCMKFLAIKSPTDSTALGVTSCINSVLEEFNLQEANASMVGFCADGASVNMGHRSGVAAKLKNSNPPRDWLVVVHCQNHRLELAAKDAFANSGVTEVMTMLNSMYAVYSRSFKRLRDLKTLADVMEDSITKLVKANGTRWVQFKSRACVALLKSYPYIISHLENEAAATSTVPADKAKLLGYLRILKGVKFLITLVFFKEVLEPLSQLSLSLQKTAVSFDSSMASLDTFYQSVEKLKELCQVQPTVTVVVKQEDHEDVAEPAEVHDVVDENEMDDVDESDDNVEVEVVEDEPAEVEPPAKKHAVEGLDFKDVVEELKRKIDAGAPLTYRGITLSGQVSIDAMKVKLLGLLEKVEKCVRNRLGDINEDIQLKPVRLMNTRVWPREKETLLGFGVDEVVTFTEHFSSLVESRGCCPDDLLSEWNRFKTFWLMNMTQLAPDETWQVLINHYTKQYPNLVHMISVLLLIPVSNDNRRRGFSTMGRVKTDERNRISSQSLDQLMRISLDGPEPEVYDSTKATEGFFTKKKRRPNQGSR, encoded by the exons ATGGGGATGATCAATGGAGCAACTGGAACGAGTTTAAAGAAAGATAATATCGGAAAGCACTCAACGTCCAAAATCCACGAGACAGCTATGAGGTTAGAAGAGCAACCGATGTCAGTTGCTGACATATACAAGTCCACGGATATTGGACGTTCGTTTAGATCGTCTGAAGCCGAAGAGAGGGCCAGGATTGGGAAGCTGATAGAGATAGCCTACCTACTTGCGTGGAAAGAGAAGCCCCTTACTATGTTTGTGGACATAGTGCAGTTGGAGAAAAGACATGGTGTTCCACTTGGCATGACTTACCATACCGACAAGATGGCAAGCGAGTTCACTGAATGCATTGCAGAG GAGCTCTTGGGTCGTTCCCAATACTTCAGTATCTACGTTGACGGATCTACTGATATTACTGTTGTCGAGCGTGAACTGATTTACATATCGTTTATTGACAAGAGAGAGCATTCTCCTTTACCTACCTGCATGAAATTCTTGGCAATCAAGAGCCCTACCGATTCCACTGCCCTGGGGGTCACGTCTTGCATCAACTCAGTTCTTGAAGAATTTAATCTGCAAGAAGCAAATGCGAGCATGGTTGGGTTTTGTGCAGATGGCGCCTCCGTTAACATGGGCCACAGAAGTGGCGTGGCAGCAAAGCTTAAAAATTCTAACCCACCTCGAGACTGGTTAGTGGTGGTCCACTGTCAAAACCATCGTCTTGAACTGGCAGCGAAGGATGCGTTTGCAAACAGCGGAGTGACAGAAGTGATGACCATGCTCAATTCCATGTATGCGGTCTACTCCAGGAGCTTTAAAAGGTTGAGGGACTTGAAAACT CTGGCAGATGTGATGGAAGACTCTATTACCAAGCTTGTGAAAGCTAATGGTACTCGTTGGGTGCAGTTCAAGTCGCGTGCGTGTGTGGCGCTTCTGAAATCCTACCCTTATATCATCTCTCACCTGGAAAATGAGGCTGCTGCTACATCAACCGTTCCTGCAGATAAGGCCAAACTACTGGGGTACCTGAGGATCCTGAAGGGTGTTAAGTTCCTTATCACTCTGGTGTTCTTCAAGGAAGTCTTGGAACCTCTGTCGCAGCTATCACTTAGTTTGCAGAAAACTGCTGTGAGTTTCGACAGCTCAATGGCCAGTCTGGACACATTTTACCAGAGTGTGGAGAAGTTGAAGGAGCTGTGTCAGGTTCAGCCTACTGTTACCGTTGTCGTCAAGCAAGAAGATCATGAAGATGTGGCAGAGCCCGCAGAGGTGCACGATGTGGTTGATGAGAATGAGATGGATGATGTGGATGAATCAGATGACAATGTGGAAGTGGAAGTTGTTGAAGATGAACCGGCTGAAGTTGAACCTCCAGCAAAAAAACATGCTGTTGAAGGTTTGGATTTCAAAGATGTCGTAGAAGAACTCAAGCGTAAG ATTGATGCAGGAGCACCTTTGACATACAGGGGAATTACTCTTTCTGGACAGGTGAGCATTGATGCTATGAAAGTGAAGCTGCTTGGTCTGTTGGAGAAGGTTGAGAAATGCGTCCGGAACAGATTGGGCGACATCAACGAGGACATACAACTTAAACCAGTGCGACTGATGAACACCCGCGTTTGGCCAAGAGAGAAAGAAACACTTCTAGGGTTTGGAGTTGATGAAGTGGTGACTTTCACAGAGCATTTCTCTTCCTTGGTGGAATCTAGGG GTTGCTGTCCTGATGATCTGCTGTCTGAATGGAATCGCTTCAAGACGTTTTGGCTGATGAATATGACCCAACTAGCTCCAGATGAAACATGGCAAGTTCTCATTAACCACTACACCAAGCAATATCCCAATCTTGTACACATGATTTCGGTGCTGTTACTTATTCCAG